A single Lolium perenne isolate Kyuss_39 chromosome 6, Kyuss_2.0, whole genome shotgun sequence DNA region contains:
- the LOC139832595 gene encoding uncharacterized protein: MELFRSCLDDCGLMDLGFSGPRFIWSNKQQGDALVRVRLDRAVANEDFISRFEDVSVENIITTTSDHFAVLIRLQLNTATSSRRPVQSGFKYEAAWLRAPDYRETVEKAWLSLSDGPRSLQSTWSNLCSVASTLQSWSIESFGCVRKEIKKLERKLKAIRLQTRTEDSDRVAASVERRLCELFEREEIIARQRSRVEWLKAGDRNTSFFHARATARRRTNRIRFLVREDGTRCEDPEEIKARAEGFYGDLFTSEPCDSSVIIEAIQPKVTADMNSDLTAPYSDDEIKSALFQMGPTKAPGPDGFPALFYQTHWETLKDDICAAVRGFLLGEGIPEGFCDSVIVLIPKLTNPDHLKNFRPISLCNVLYKIASKVLANRLKVILPVIISEHQSAFVPGRLITDNALIAYECLHTIRKQRAKRPYCALKIDMMKAYDRVEWSYLHGCLVKLGFSMDWINTVMRCVTNVRYAVRINGELTSPVVPSRGIRQGDPISPYLFLLCTEGLSSLLFHKESLGVLHGVRNGRSGPPISHLLFADDSIFFARSDARSVDALKETLSLYCQGSGQKINLEKSSVFFGLHCPVQVKTEVMNRLGVHNEALQETYLGMPTGIGRSPTVSFRSLVERAWKHMNGWPDRPTSRSGKETLLKAIIQAIPTYIMSCFQIPVSICDSLRKAIADFWWGIDDGRKKMHWKSWEWLSTPKTLGGMGFRDLVLFNQAMLGRQAWRLLTDPSSLCARVLKGRYFPDRDAWDAIQPRSSSFTWRSICFGMQLVKEGARWAVGNGHAIKILSDPWIPGLKPGSFSTLTPLPDGATVDCLLADDHGAWDTDVVHSIFEEEIATRILQIPVSRRVDDDFLSWPFTKFGDYTVASAYNLARTEKFFLDRSKNGGGLSSATSVDAALWKCLWAIRAPGKMKVNLWRLAHDCLPTGQQMWRRHIPTSANCAVCTKEESADHVFLRCQYAREVWREVKKTCGLQLRRKHFTSIKTWLFDFLGRSTERERMFLTVTIWHLWTARNDVRNGQPLRAPHSVGQQIQAYAEMIELHLFKPPPSTRRDTSGSGVRWSPPPEGTVYINCDAALFSSSRRMGLGVVIRNHIGRCVAACSELHEEVTAPEVAEALAMRRALSLAGEEGFSKIMVVSDCLSLIQRVLAPGVDRSSVGVVVQDIKALAQDFEDVSFSHVFRQFNESAHILARSAERFVFSVFRNYAPECIRETLCNDLL, encoded by the coding sequence ATGGAGCTTTTCAGAAGCTGCTTAGACGACTGCGGTTTGATGGACCTGGGGTTCTCGGGACCGAGATTTATTTGGTCGAACAAGCAGCAAGGGGACGCTCTTGTCCGTGTGCGCTTAGATCGGGCGGTGGCAAATGAGGACTTTATCTCCAGGTTTGAGGATGTCTCTGTGGAGAATATCATCACGACCACATCCGATCACTTTGCCGTTCTTATTCGGCTCCAACTTAACACAGCTACCAGTAGTCGGAGGCCGGTGCAATCTGGTTTCAAATACGAGGCTGCCTGGTTGCGCGCGCCGGATTACAGGGAGACGGTGGAGAAGGCGTGGTTGTCACTCAGCGATGGTCCTCGCTCACTTCAATCAACCTGGAGTAATCTTTGCTCTGTGGCATCTACGCTGCAATCTTGGAGCATTGAGAGTTTTGGCTGTGTGCGAAAGGAGATCAAGAAGCTGGAACGAAAGTTAAAGGCTATTAGGCTTCAGACTCGTACTGAAGACTCTGATCGTGTGGCGGCCTCAGTTGAGCGGCGATTATGCGAGCTCTTCGAACGTGAAGAAATCATTGCCCGCCAACGGTCGCGTGTCGAGTGGCTCAAAGCAGGGGACAGAAACACGTCGTTTTTCCATGCTCGCGCCACTGCTCGACGTCGGACTAACAGAATCCGTTTTCTTGTCCGTGAAGATGGGACTAGATGTGAGGATCCTGAGGAGATTAAGGCCAGGGCGGAGGGTTTTTATGGTGATCTGTTTACTTCCGAGCCTTGTGATTCTTCGGTGATTATCGAAGCCATCCAACCAAAGGTGACAGCCGACATGAATTCCGACCTCACGGCACCTTACTCGGATGATGAAATTAAGTCAGCTCTCTTTCAGATGGGACCGACTAAAGCCCCGGGCCCAGATGGTTTTCCCGCACTGTTTTACCAGACCCATTGGGAGACCCTGAAAGATGATATATGCGCTGCGGTTCGAGGTTTCCTCCTGGGAGAAGGCATCCCTGAGGGCTTCTGTGACTCTGTGATAGTTCTTATCCCAAAGCTTACTAATCCAGACCATTTGAAGAACTTCAGGCCAATTAGCTTGTGCAATGTGTTGTACAAAATTGCATCCAAAGTCCTCGCAAACCGCTTAAAGGTGATTTTACCTGTTATTATTTCTGAACATCAAAGTGCATTCGTGCCTGGCAGGTTAATTACAGATAATGCTTTGATAGCATATGAGTGCCTCCATACTATCCGCAAGCAACGAGCAAAACGCCCATATTGCGCGCTCAAGATAGATATGATGAAGGCTTATGACCGTGTAGAATGGTCTTATCTACACGGCTGCTTGGTGAAGTTGGGTTTCTCTATGGATTGGATCAACACCGTTATGAGATGTGTTACTAACGTAAGGTATGCTGTCCGAATAAATGGAGAACTAACATCACCTGTGGTTCCATCGAGGGGAATCCGACAAGGAGATCCTATCAGTCCCTACCTCTTTCTGCTGTGTACGGAAGGGTTGTCAAGTCTGCTATTTCATAAGGAGTCACTGGGGGTGCTACATGGGGTTCGTAACGGCCGATCTGGTCCACCTATTTCCCATCTCCTGTTTGCAGACGACAGTATCTTTTTCGCACGGAGCGATGCTAGAAGTGTAGATGCTCTGAAGGAAACCCTGTCTCTCTACTGTCAGGGGTCTGGCCAGAAGATCAATCTGGAAAAGTCCTCTGTCTTCTTTGGTCTTCATTGTCCAGTACAAGTGAAGACCGAGGTCATGAATCGCTTGGGAGTGCACAATGAGGCTTTACAAGAAACCTACCTTGGTATGCCCACGGGTATTGGGCGCTCTCCGACGGTATCTTTCCGCTCCTTGGTTGAACGTGCATGGAAACATATGAATGGGTGGCCGGACAGACCCACATCCCGGTCTGGGAAGGAAACTCTCCTCAAAGCCATCATACAAGCCATTCCGACGTACATCATGAGCTGCTTCCAAATTCCGGTCTCCATCTGTGACTCGCTACGCAAGGCTATTGCGGACTTCTGGTGGGGTATCGACGATGGAAGGAAGAAGATGCACTGGAAGAGTTGGGAGTGGCTGTCTACTCCGAAAACTCTGGGAGGGATGGGCTTCCGTGACCTAGTTCTGTTTAATCAAGCTATGCTTGGTCGGCAAGCATGGAGACTCTTAACAGACCCATCCTCGCTCTGTGCTCGGGTGCTAAAAGGGCGATACTTTCCTGACAGAGATGCTTGGGACGCTATACAACCACGATCATCATCCTTTACCTGGCGCAGCATCTGTTTTGGCATGCAATTGGTGAAGGAAGGAGCTCGATGGGCTGTGGGCAATGGGCATGCAATCAAGATCCTCTCTGACCCCTGGATTCCCGGACTGAAGCCGGGCTCGTTCTCTACTCTGACGCCGTTACCTGACGGCGCtactgttgactgtctgttggcgGACGATCACGGTGCATGGGACACTGACGTTGTGCATTCCATTTTTGAAGAGGAGATTGCGACTCGGATCCTTCAGATTCCGGTTAGCCGACGGGTTGATGATGATTTCCTATCTTGGCCCTTTACAAAATTTGGTGATTACACGGTTGCTTCTGCCTATAATCTGGCGAGAACGGAGAAATTCTTCCTGGATAGAAGCAAGAATGGTGGCGGCCTGAGTTCAGCGACGTCCGTGGACGCTGCGCTTTGGAAATGCCTTTGGGCGATCAGGGCTCCGGGGAAGATGAAGGTGAACCTCTGGAGGCTTGCTCACGATTGCTTGCCCACTGGACAACAGATGTGGCGCCGCCACATTCCTACATCCGCCAACTGTGCTGTGTGTACGAAGGAGGAGTCAGCTGATCACGTCTTCCTCCGTTGTCAGTATGCACGCGAGGTCTGGCGTGAAGTCAAGAAGACTTGCGGTTTGCAGCTGAGGAGGAAGCATTTCACTAGCATCAAGACGTGGTTATTTGATTTCCTCGGGAGATCGACTGAGAGGGAACGGATGTTCCTCACAGTTACTATTTGGCACCTGTGGACAGCTCGGAATGATGTTCGTAATGGTCAACCGTTGAGAGCACCGCACAGCGTTGGCCAGCAGATTCAAGCTTATGCTGAGATGATAGAGTTGCATCTTTTCAAACCACCCCCTTCTACTAGGCGTGATACCTCTGGTTCTGGTGTTCGTTGGTCTCCGCCGCCTGAAGGTACGGTTTATATCAACTGTGATGCAGCTCTGTTCTCCTCGTCTCGTCGGATGGGATTGGGCGTCGTGATCCGGAACCACATTGGTCGATGTGTCGCTGCCTGCAGCGAACTACACGAGGAGGTTACGGCGCCGGAAGTTGCTGAAGCGTTGGCGATGCGCCGCGCTCTATCCCTTGCCGGCGAAGAAGGTTTCAGCAAGATCATGGTGGTCTCGGACTGCCTATCCCTGATCCAGCGGGTGCTTGCGCCTGGTGTGGATCGCAGCAGTGTTGGAGTCGTGGTGCAGGATATCAAAGCCCTTGCTCAAGACTTCGAAGATGTTTCTTTCAGCCATGTTTTCCGTCAGTTCAATGAATCGGCACATATCTTAGCTCGCTCCGCGGAGCGTTTTGTTTTCTCTGTTTTTAGAAACTATGCACCGGAATGTATCCGGGAGACTCTTTGTAATGATTTGCTGTGA